Proteins from a genomic interval of Cryptococcus neoformans var. grubii H99 chromosome 8, complete sequence:
- a CDS encoding succinate dehydrogenase [ubiquinone] iron-sulfur subunit, mitochondrial → MVRPATLLRSLNAIPSTSRPLAAAARSFHATASAQLATPVEGKQPQIKEFKIYRWNPDVPNEKPKLQTYKVDLSQCGPMMLDALIKIKNELDPTLTFRRSCREGICGSCAMNIDGINTLACLCRIPKDTSKDSKIYPLPHMYVVKDLVPDLTHFYKQYKSIEPYLKNDNPPEKGEFLQSQADRKKLDGMYECILCACCSASCPSYWWNQDQYLGPAVLMQAYRWMADSRDSYGAERKEKMQNAMSLYRCHTIFNCTRTCPKGLNPAAAIAKMKLEMATGE, encoded by the exons ATGGTTCGCCCAGCCACCCTCCTCCGTTCTCTGAACGCTATCCCTTCCACCTCTAGACCgctcgccgccgccgccagGTCTTTCCACGCTACCGCCTCTGCTCAGCTCGCCACTCCTGTTGAAGGAAAGCAGCCTCAAATCAAGGAGTTTAAGATCTACCGATGG AACCCCGATGTCCCCAATGAGAAGCCCAAGCTCCAAACGTACAAGGTTGATCTCTCCCAATGCGGTCCTATGATGCTTGATGCTTTG ATCAAGATTAAGAATGAGCTTGACCCCACCCTTACTTTCCGACGATCATGCCGAGAGGGTATCTGTGGCTCCTGTGCCATGAACATTGACGGTATCAACACTCTCGCTTGCTTGTGCCGAATTCCCAAAGACACCTCCAAAGATTCCAAGATTTACCCGCTTCCACACA TGTACGTGGTCAAGGACCTCGTCCCCGACCTTACCCACTTTTA CAAGCAATATAAGTCTATCGAACCTTACCTCAAGAACGACAACCCCCCAGAAAAGGGAGAGTTCCTTCAGAGTCAGGCGGACAGGAAGAAATTGGACGGAATGTACGAGTGTATTTTGTGTGCTTGTTGCTCAGCCTCTTGCCCTTCA TACTGGTGGAATCAAG ACCAATACCTTGGTCCCGCAGTGTTAATGCAGGCTTACCGATGGATGGCTGACTCTCGA GATTCTTACGGCGCCGAgcgaaaggagaagatgcaGAACGCCATGTCTCTTTACCGATGCCACACCATCTTCAAC TGCACTCGAACATGTCCCAAGGGTCTTAACCCTGCCGCCGCGATTGCCAAGATGAAGCTTGAGATGGCTACGGGGGAGTAA
- a CDS encoding malate dehydrogenase, NAD-dependent, whose product MFARQVAKNSSSLARGFASSARSNKKVAVLGAAGGIGQPMSLLLKQNPGVTGLSLYDIRGAPGVAADISHVNTHSTVKGFEKDDIKEALTGAEIVIIPAGVPRKPGMTRDDLFNTNASIVRDLAEACAEYCPKAFIGIISNPVNSTVPIFAEVLKKKGVFDEKRVFGITTLDVVRASRFLGEIKGKDPKDIKVTVVGGHSGVTIVPLLSQTPEGKDVSGEAYKALVNRIQFGGDEVVKAKAGTGSATLSMGYAGARFTDSLIRALNGETGIVEPTFVKSPLYESEGVEYFASNVELGPEGVKKINPVGQLSAEEQELLKACLPDLAKNIKKGVDFVKA is encoded by the exons ATGTTCGCTCGTCAAGTCGCCAAGaactcctcctccctcgcTAGGGGCTTCGCTTCCTCTGCCAGGTCCAACAAGAAGGTCGCTGTCCTCGGTGCCGCTG GTGGTATCGGTCAGCCCAtgtctctcctcctcaagcaGAACCCTGGTGTTACTGGCCTTTCCCTCTACGACATCCGAGGTGCTCCCGGTGTTGCCGCTGACATTTCCCACGTCAACACCCACTCTACCGTCAAGGGTttcgagaaggacga CATCAAGGAGGCTCTTACTGGCGCCGAAATTGTCATCATCCCCGCTGGTGTCCCCAGGAAGCCCGGTATGAC CCGTGACGACCTTTTC AACACCAACGCTTCTATCGTCCGTGACCTCGCCGAGGCCTGTGCCGAGTACTGCCCCAAGGCTTTCATCGGTATCATCTCTAACCCCGTCAACTCCACCGTCCCCATCTTCGCCGAggtcttgaagaagaagggtgtcTTTGACGAGAAGAGGGTCTTTGGTATCACCACCCTTGACGTTGTTCGAGCTTCTCGATTCCTCGGTGAgatcaagggcaaggacCCCAAGGACATCAAGGTTACCGTTGTCGGTGGTCACTCTGGTGTCACCATCgtccctctcctctctcagACCCCCGAGGGCAAGGACGTCAGCGGTGAGGCTTACAAGGCCCTCGTCAACAGAATCCAGTTCGGTGGTGACGAGGTCGTCAAGGCCAAGGCCGGTACCGGTTCCGCTACCCTCTCCATGGGTTACG CCGGTGCCCGATTCACCGACTCCCTTATCCGAGCGTTGAACGGCGAGACCGGCATCGTTGAGCCCACTTTCGTCAAGTCTCCCTTGTATGAGTCTGAGGGTGTCGAGTACTTTGCCTCCAACGTCGAGCTCGGCCCTGAGGGTGTCAAGAAGATCAACCCTGTTGGCCAGTTGAGCGCCGAGGAACAGGAGTTGCTCAAGGCCTGTCTCCCCGA CCTTGCCAAGAACATCAAGAAGGGCGTTGACTTTGTCAAGGCTTAA